A section of the Sceloporus undulatus isolate JIND9_A2432 ecotype Alabama chromosome 3, SceUnd_v1.1, whole genome shotgun sequence genome encodes:
- the NDUFV3 gene encoding NADH dehydrogenase [ubiquinone] flavoprotein 3, mitochondrial yields MLTCLLDVFEYFCLRRLQSALDEGETITNTKADAALKLADEDLRKFLVRKTLVAFPHRANLPPLEGGPVFSSARDFRKKSEDEGSSSSSSSDSDSSSEDDDGDDDGGEGFKEIIKTKVSFPRRDPILSGDSTMKVNITSEKNFAQERVKSKQPKKLLYSLKITETPIKQEQFYQEAADNKLLKSDLEKHAIKQSPKERPLKNTDMGTKIVENQRSAEITSKQLKASIPEAASSTLSQTKPMLQQGVQNLTLLNQKASTTNEVQNTEIQRTAAVLQEVVLDDRTPVAETTEKEDMVLEAGVQTEQQQSTLQETKPPVEPAQETFDISSYKNLQHHEYTPYTFVDFDVLLSKLRLPQPSSGRLSPRH; encoded by the exons ATGCTGACATGTTTGCTTGATGTCTTTGAGTACTTTTGCCTGAGGCGCCTGCAAAGTGCACTCG ATGAAGGTGAAACCATAACTAACACTAAAGCAGATGCAGCTCTAAAGTTAGCAGATGAAGATCTGAGGAAATTCTTGGTGAGAAAAACTTTGGTAGCATTTCCTCACAGAGCAAACCTTCCTCCTCTTGAAGGAGGGCCTGTTTTCTCCTCAGCAAGAGACTTTAGGAAGAAGTCAGAAGATGAAGGGTCATCCTCTTCCTCAAGCTCTGACTCAGATTCCAGTTctgaagatgatgatggtgatgatgatggtggtgaggGCTTCAAAGAAATCATAAAAACAAAAGTATCATTTCCAAGACGAGATCCCATCCTTTCTGGTGATAGTACAATGAAAGTAAATATAACAAGCGAAAAGAACTTTGCTCAAGAAAGAGTCAAGAGCAAACAACCCAAGAAGCTCCTTTATAGTCTGAAAATCACAGAGACCCCAATCAAACAAGAGCAGTTTTATCAGGAAGCTGCTGATAACAAACTGTTAAAATCTGATTTGGAGAAACATGCCATAAAACAAAGTCCTAAAGAGAGACCCTTAAAGAACACAGACATGGGAACAAAAATAGTGGAGAATCAAAGATCTGCAGAAATTACATCTAAGCAACTGAAAGCATCTATCCCTGAAGCAGCTTCTAGTACATTGTCTCAGACAAAACCCATGCTTCAGCAAGGTGTGCAAAATTTGACTTTATTAAATCAGAAAGCAAGCACGACAAATGAAGTACAAAATACTGAAATACAAAGAACAGCTGCTGTGCTACAAGAAGTAGTTTTGGATGACAGAACACCAGTGGCTGAAACTACAGAGAAGGAAGATATGGTCTTGGAAGCAGGAGTTCAGACTGAACAGCAGCAAAGCACTCTACAGG AGACGAAGCCACCAGTTGAACCTGCTCAAGAAACATTTGACATTTCTTCCTACAAGAACCTGCAGCATCATGAGTATACCCCATAcacatttgtggattttgatGTTTTGCTTTCAAAACTGAGGCTGCCTCAGCCATCATCTGGGAGATTATCTCCCAGGCACTGA